The Rosa chinensis cultivar Old Blush chromosome 7, RchiOBHm-V2, whole genome shotgun sequence DNA segment tgcacggcggtgctctgaataatctctccaaGAAGTAAGACAGCCAAAGTAGTAGCATTAGCAGTGTACTCTTTCCTTTCTGTAAGAGTCTGTGTGGAAGTGGTGTATCCATTCCAAATAAGTACCTGTACTTTCAAGTTATGAGTAACTAAAACAGCTTTTAGTTGTTtacccaagagtgaggctctgggtttTTAGTCTGTAttcatatttgaataaataaaattctATTGTGAGCCCAGTACACCATCACCaaaaaatgtatttttttagtAATTTTGCTTAATATCTATAGTTTATGTTATGTTAATCCTACCATTTATCATGCTTAGATTAGTTCTCAAAACTTAGAACAATAGTGATTCCGTTTTGTTAAGTAACCATTTAGACAGGATGTCGTTAAGTGAAATTGTGGGATGTTGAAAGCTAGTtctgaaatttattttttgcttAGTATTtgaaagtaggaataaaaaaataaaaggaaggaCACGTGTCAGCCTCCTAGAGAGACACCTCATAACTTGGTTAGGAAGAGCTACCCACACCTGGTTAATTAGCCAAGTACTATCCAGAAGAAAGTGTAATATTATTCCATCTTTTTTTGGACAAAATGATGAAGGATCTGACATCTGAGAAATGGCTAGTTTATAGATCTTGTAGATGAATTGAATTGCTAATACGGAACGCGTCAACACATGTTGCTTTGACGTTAAGCAAGAAGGTTCTGTCTTCTGTGGCACTCAAAGTCAACTTTTTTAGGcacaaaagaaaaagtcaataGATTTTGCAAGCCGACGTTTCAGTTTGTTGAATGTCTGTTGCAAAATGCAGGCTTATATCAGAGACATCCTTCCCCAATAAACTAGTACGCACCTGCTACTCCTACAAAGTCAAGAAAAGGATGCGTCACGCAGAAACCGTGTTATATATTACCACGATTCTTCCTAATCCTACCCGTTCAAGGTGTGAAggctttgttatatatatataagacctGTTATATGGAACATTAAGATTCATACAGGCAGATCGATCGACTTAATAAGAAAGCTAGAAAGAGGGGAAGACAGGAAATGGCAGATCACCAGAAAATCCATCCAGTCCAAGATGTTGAAGCAGTACAACCGCACGCACCAGAGGCACCCTTGGTACCAAGAGGATCTTCTAAATCGGATAAAGGAGATCAAATGGGCAGGGAGATGGAGGCCGGGCAATATTATTCTCCATTCCAAGGACGTAGCATCCCCGTGATGCACTCGAAACCACCCAAGAAAAGAAGTTGTTTTCGTAAGTGCCTGTGCTGGACTATCTGCCTGCTCTTGCTGCAAGTGATTGTGGTTGCAATCACCGGTGGAATTATATACCTTGTGTTCCGACCAAAGCTTCCCAAATATACGGTGAGCAAACTGCAGATAACCCAGTTCAATCTCAACGATGATCAGAGCTTAAGTGCTACATTCGATGTGAGCATCACTGCCCGGAACCCCAACAAAAAGATCGGCATATACTATGAAGGCGGGAGCCGCATAAATGTGTGGTACACAAACACTAAGCTTTGTGAAGGAGGTTTGCCTAAATTCTACCAGGGTCACCGCAACACCACTGAACTTGTAGTACCACTCAGTGGACAAACTCAAGATGCAAACGGCCTGCTCACCACACTCCAACAACAGCAGCAACAAACCGGCAACGTTCCGCTCACTCTCAGGGTTCGGCAACCCGTAAGGATTAAGCTTGGCAGCCTCAAGCTCCCAAAGATAAAGTTTGTAGTCAGGTGCAGGTTGTTGGTTGACAGTCTTTCAGAGAATAACGATATTAGAATCCAAAGCAGTAGCTGTAAGTTCAGGCTTAGGCTATGAAGTTTCCCTAGTTCTCTTTTACAGcgttacatacatacatacattaTTTGATACTGTGTAGTCCTTCAGATGTATTAATTTTCTTGTGTATTTCATCCCATTGATATTTCCCAAATTCGATTTTGAGGATTTTCTTTGTAAATTTTCCGCTAGCTATTTCATAAGTAGCGGATGATTGATTCTAGAATTTCTATCTATATGATACCTATGTCGTTCTCATACGTAGCTTTCTGTAtactatttttaattaattcttTCCAATTATTAGTGAATGTGGCTCCATTGTACGTAAGATATAAAATTTTAGGAGTTAACTCTTTACGACATGCCATGTCAACCCTACAACATTTTATTTGTAACATCAaaaaccaaataattaatttagtATAGCTTAATAGAAGTACAAGGAGAGAAACCTTTCACCTACAGCCACTGCACTAAACCAGAACCAAAATACTAACCCTAATTCACCTTCTCCGTATTTTCACTCCATGAGAACATCGATTCCCACGATCCCCACTAGCTCTGCCACCTCCTAGGCATTGGTTGAGGGCGGCGGGGCTGTGCACTTGGGTAAGATTGGCGGGGTCCCGTACGCAAGTCCTCTTAGTCATATTTGTTGGAAACCTCCAATTCACTTGTAAAAAGTATGAAGTGGGGAAAAAACAGGAGGACTGACAAAAAAATAACCGTTTCTTCTTGCCAAAAAATCTTTCTGCTAGGGTTTCAACAAAAGTCTCTCCTTTCATCCAACGACGCGTCCATGGGGCGTTTTGTCGGACTGGATCTACTGTGTCTAGGGGATGACTTCTTCCCCATCGAAGAAGCATGAGATCTTCTTTTGAAACCTAAAGACGCCTTGGCCCTCAAAGCACCATAAGTTGTCTCCTCCTCCCTTTCTTGGTTGAAGAACTAGATAGAATTAACGTAACAATAGCACGATCAATCTCTCCGCTCAGTATGCCATCTGTTAGGAGCCGCACTTGTAATGCcgcaagcaaccttgtccaCGGTCATTAGTTAAGCTTTTGGTTGGTTGCTTGTGTGACAGGGGTGTTTTAgtaatttataaattatgtattttattttatttagcattTAGTCTCCTCAGCTGCCTTGGTCATTTAAGCCCGCTATTCTCTTTAGGGAGGGGTTCCTCGTTggcatagtttggactacggaactagtataggtaagcgcatgtacttttgcctcccttaccgttttaccatcaataaaagaggaattattcaatcatctgtgtcCTGTGAGATTGCTCCTTGATCTTTTCTTTCGATGAATCATttgttcttcgtggttgcccAACATTTATATAAATGAGTTCTTGCTTGCTGCTAGCACCATTTTAATATCGTGTggctttcattgttccttgcaaggtactcacttggctAACTTACTTGCTAGCAAGTGTCGCGCGATCCTCTTTCCGCATCGCAAAGTTCAACCCAGGACAGTTGGTATTAGAGCCAACTCGGCTCAAGACGCTCACTACCATGACTAGTAAAATGTCGAACCAACAACGATTTGATTGGTATGACCAACAACTCGGAGAACTTGCGAGAGTGCCCGACAAATTGATTGATCTTACTGCCTTGTTGGACTGCGTCGACCTAGAAGGTTTGGCGGCTTAGATGACTGAGATGGAAGGCTTAAAGGACTGAGTTATGGCCCTTGAAAAATCAAAAGCTCGAGGAAGTGGAAGGGagagaagtgaagaagaagctcTCGTTCCGAACGAGCCCGCAGATAAGGGTGATGAGTGATGCCCTTGATACACTCCAGATTACAGT contains these protein-coding regions:
- the LOC112180113 gene encoding NDR1/HIN1-like protein 6 translates to MADHQKIHPVQDVEAVQPHAPEAPLVPRGSSKSDKGDQMGREMEAGQYYSPFQGRSIPVMHSKPPKKRSCFRKCLCWTICLLLLQVIVVAITGGIIYLVFRPKLPKYTVSKLQITQFNLNDDQSLSATFDVSITARNPNKKIGIYYEGGSRINVWYTNTKLCEGGLPKFYQGHRNTTELVVPLSGQTQDANGLLTTLQQQQQQTGNVPLTLRVRQPVRIKLGSLKLPKIKFVVRCRLLVDSLSENNDIRIQSSSCKFRLRL